The following are from one region of the Streptomyces rubrogriseus genome:
- a CDS encoding MFS transporter: MTQTTDAAAAAASEAQPEPERPGRRTRAHRAWWVAAVTFVTIIGAAAFRSLPGILIDPLHQEFGWSRGTIGAAVSVNLALYGLTAPFAAALMDRFGIRRVVAVALMVIALGSGLTVWMDSAWQLILCWGLLVGLGSGSMALAFAATVTNRWFTERRGLVTGVLTAASASGQLIFLPLLSWIVETYDWRPAAVTVALAALAVVPFVWLLLHDHPADVGQKPYGAQEFVPKPAPVPGAARRAVTVLFAAVRTGPFWLLAGTFAICGASTNGLIQTHFVPAAHDHGMPITAAASLLAVIGVFDVVGTIASGWFTDRFEPRRLLAVYYALRGVSLLFLPMLLAPSVHPPMIFFIVFYGLDWVATVPPTLALCREHYGEDSAIVFGWVLASHQVGAALVAFLGGVARDSFGSYDVVWIASGALCAAAALMALVIRRRPVPVAALS, translated from the coding sequence GTGACCCAGACAACCGACGCTGCCGCCGCAGCCGCTTCCGAGGCACAGCCGGAGCCCGAACGACCGGGCCGCCGCACCCGGGCGCACCGCGCCTGGTGGGTCGCCGCCGTCACCTTCGTGACGATCATCGGGGCGGCCGCCTTCCGCTCCCTGCCCGGCATCCTCATCGACCCGCTCCACCAGGAGTTCGGCTGGTCGCGCGGCACGATCGGGGCCGCCGTCTCGGTCAACCTCGCGCTCTACGGGCTGACCGCGCCGTTCGCCGCCGCGCTGATGGACCGCTTCGGCATCCGGCGGGTGGTCGCCGTCGCCCTGATGGTGATCGCGCTCGGCTCGGGCCTGACCGTGTGGATGGACTCCGCCTGGCAGCTCATCCTGTGCTGGGGCCTGCTGGTCGGCCTCGGCTCCGGCTCGATGGCCCTGGCCTTCGCCGCCACCGTCACCAACCGCTGGTTCACCGAACGGCGCGGCCTGGTCACCGGCGTCCTCACCGCGGCCTCCGCCTCCGGGCAGCTGATCTTCCTGCCGCTGCTGTCCTGGATCGTCGAGACGTACGACTGGCGCCCGGCGGCCGTCACCGTCGCCCTCGCCGCCCTGGCCGTCGTCCCCTTCGTCTGGCTCCTGCTGCACGACCACCCGGCCGACGTCGGCCAGAAGCCGTACGGCGCCCAGGAGTTCGTGCCCAAGCCCGCCCCCGTGCCCGGCGCCGCCCGCCGCGCCGTGACGGTCCTGTTCGCCGCCGTGCGCACCGGCCCGTTCTGGCTGCTGGCCGGCACCTTCGCGATCTGCGGCGCCTCCACCAACGGCCTGATCCAGACCCACTTCGTGCCCGCCGCCCACGACCACGGCATGCCGATCACCGCCGCCGCCTCGCTGCTCGCCGTCATCGGCGTGTTCGACGTGGTCGGCACCATCGCCTCCGGCTGGTTCACCGACCGCTTCGAGCCGCGCCGCCTGCTCGCCGTGTACTACGCCCTGCGCGGCGTCTCCCTGCTCTTCCTCCCCATGCTGCTCGCGCCGAGCGTCCACCCGCCGATGATCTTCTTCATCGTCTTCTACGGCCTCGACTGGGTCGCCACCGTCCCGCCCACCCTCGCCCTGTGCCGCGAGCACTACGGCGAGGACAGCGCGATCGTCTTCGGCTGGGTGCTGGCCTCCCACCAGGTGGGCGCCGCCCTGGTCGCCTTCCTCGGCGGCGTGGCCCGCGACAGCTTCGGCTCCTACGACGTGGTCTGGATCGCCTCCGGCGCCCTGTGCGCGGCGGCGGCGCTGATGGCGCTGGTGATCCGGCGGCGGCCGGTTCCGGTGGCCGCGCTGTCATGA